One part of the Benincasa hispida cultivar B227 unplaced genomic scaffold, ASM972705v1 Contig1027, whole genome shotgun sequence genome encodes these proteins:
- the LOC120068802 gene encoding uncharacterized protein LOC120068802 → MRMFVELKTLTKTLEVFQSNPKMSKISSTFLPYFIQKRFLSTVSSSTLPLPSVSTIEFLKNSCGLAYRQFGLEATSILQSRVSNNLKPKFEFLEEIGIVGPLLPKVILLNPTILLRSLDSQLKPSFCFTKGMLESDEQVTVAIRRSSWLLTSDFKGIMQSNINVLVNEGVPSRNIAKLIALQPRAIMQKVDRGIYVVKTEELGTEPKARMFIYAVRVMVSMNESTWMKKINVLKSLGWSEKEIFTAFKRDPLCLACSDEKMRDVADFCFNTAMLDPGTVISYPKFFMCGLNKRRTIYQIEGEK, encoded by the exons ATGCGGATGTTCGTGGAGCTTAAAACCCTAACCAAAACCCTTGAAGTTTTTCAATCCAATCCCAAAATGTCTAAAATTTCCTCCACATTTCTTCCATATTTCATCCAAAAACGTTTCCTCAGTACGGTTTCTAGTTCTACATTGCCTTTACCATCTGTCTCTACTATCGAATTCCTCAAAAATTCTTGTGGGCTTGCCT ATCGCCAATTTGGTCTCGAGGCGACCTCGATCCTTCAATCGAGAGTATCCAACAATCTGAAGCCTAAATTTGAGTTCCTCGAGGAAATCGGGATCGTCGGTCCTTTACTTCCTAAGGTAATTCTATTGAACCCTACGATTTTGTTGAGGAGCTTAGATTCTCAGTTGAAACCATCATTTTGTTTCACAAAGGGAATGCTTGAATCGGATGAACAAGTAACTGTTGCTATTCGTCGTTCTTCGTGGCTTTTAACTTCTGATTTCAAGGGTATTATGCAATCTAACATTAATGTTCTAGTCAATGAAGGAGTACCTTCTAGGAATATAGCGAAATTGATTGCACTGCAGCCTAGAGCTATTATGCAAAAGGTTGATAGAGGGATTTATGTTGTGAAAACGGAAGAATTGGGCACTGAACCAAAGGCTCGCATGTTTATTTATGCAGTTAGAGTAATGGTTTCAATGAATGAATCAACTtggatgaagaaaataaatgttttgaaGAGTTTGGGATGGTCTGAGAAGGAGATTTTTACAGCATTCAAGAGAGACCCACTTTGTTTAGCTTGTTCAGATGAGAAAATGAGGGATGTTGCAGATTTCTGTTTCAACACTGCAATGTTGGATCCAGGAACTGTAATTTCTTACCCTAAGTTCTTCATGTGTGGACTCAACAAGCGGAGAACAATATACCAGATTGAAGGTgaaaaatga
- the LOC120068801 gene encoding transcription termination factor MTERF5, chloroplastic-like codes for MSKISSTFLLYFIQKRFLNTVSSSTLPLPSVSTIEFLKNSCGLACQTLQIDEKNSHKYEAIIGFFKSHGFDNSQIAKLVSTRPWVLRSRVSNNLKPKFEFLEEIGIVGPLLPKVILSNPRILQTSLDSQLKPSFCFIKGILESDEQVTFAICRSSWLLTADFKGTMQSNINVLVREGVSSRNIAKLIVLQPRAIMQKVDRMVYAVKTVKELGIEPNAHMFVHAVRVMVSMNDSTWKKKINVLKSLGWSEKEIFAAFKRDPLCLVCSEEKMRDVADFCFNTAKLDPGTVISYPKFFMCALDKRLRPRYKVVEVLKAKNLLKKNKKIAWVLLQGERNFVENYVLKHLDDIPYLMDMYRGNVAAETRSVL; via the coding sequence ATGTCTAAAATTTCCTCCACATTTCTTCTATATTTCATCCAAAAACGTTTCCTCAATACGGTTTCTAGTTCTACTTTGCCTTTACCATCTGTGTCTACCATCGAATTCCTCAAAAATTCTTGTGGGCTTGCCTGTCAAACACTCCAAATCGATGAAAAAAACTCCCACAAGTACGAAGCCATTATCGGTTTCTTCAAATCACATGGATTCGATAATTCGCAGATAGCCAAGTTGGTCTCGACGCGACCTTGGGTCCTTCGATCGAGAGTATCCAACAATCTGAAGCCTAAATTTGAGTTCCTCGAGGAAATCGGGATCGTCGGTCCTTTACTTCCTAAGGTAATTCTATCGAACCCCCGGATTCTGCAAACGAGCTTAGATTCTCAGTTGAAACCATCATTTTGTTTCATAAAGGGAATTCTTGAATCGGATGAACAAGTAACTTTTGCTATTTGTCGTTCTTCGTGGCTTTTAACTGCTGATTTCAAAGGTACTATGCAATCTAATATTAATGTTCTGGTCCGTGAAGGAGTATCTTCTAGGAATATAGCGAAATTGATTGTACTGCAGCCTAGAGCTATTATGCAAAAGGTTGATAGAATGGTTTATGCAGTGAAAACCGTTAAGGAATTGGGCATTGAACCAAACGCTCATATGTTTGTTCATGCAGTTAGAGTAATGGTTTCAATGAATGATTCAActtggaagaagaaaataaatgttttgaaGAGTTTGGGATGGTCTGAGAAGGAGATTTTTGCAGCATTTAAGAGAGACCCACTTTGTTTAGTTTGTTCAGAGGAGAAAATGAGGGATGTTGCAGATTTCTGTTTCAACACTGCAAAGTTGGATCCAGGAACTGTAATTTCCTACCCTAAGTTCTTCATGTGTGCACTCGACAAGCGGCTCCGGCCGAGGTACAAAGTTGTTGAGGTTTTGAAGGCTAAAAATCTTCttaagaagaacaaaaagattGCTTGGGTACTTTTACAAGGGGAGAGAAATTTTGTGGAGAATTATGTTCTTAAGCATTTGGATGATATCCCATATCTTATGGACATGTACCGGGGCAATGTGGCAGCCGAAACCAGATCTGTTCTATAG